From Acinetobacter lwoffii, a single genomic window includes:
- a CDS encoding YajQ family cyclic di-GMP-binding protein, which translates to MPSFDIVSELEIFEVNHAVQNTQKEIATRFDFRGQDVSIELNEKNKEIKISTESDFQCEQVYSMLESHFFKRKVDIQALDPQKMTASGKNVIQVIKLKDGLDSDTAKKINKAIKESGIKAQSSIQGDKIRVTDKKRDTLQQVMAFLKEQQFGLPLQFNNFKD; encoded by the coding sequence ATGCCTTCTTTCGATATTGTTTCTGAATTAGAAATTTTTGAAGTAAATCATGCAGTTCAAAACACCCAAAAAGAAATCGCGACCCGTTTTGATTTCCGTGGTCAGGATGTTTCTATTGAACTGAATGAAAAAAACAAGGAAATCAAAATCTCGACTGAAAGCGATTTCCAGTGTGAACAAGTCTATAGCATGCTGGAAAGTCATTTCTTTAAACGCAAAGTGGATATTCAGGCGCTTGATCCACAAAAAATGACGGCTTCTGGCAAAAACGTGATTCAGGTGATCAAACTCAAAGATGGTCTTGACTCTGATACCGCAAAAAAAATTAATAAAGCCATTAAAGAAAGTGGGATTAAGGCGCAATCTTCTATTCAGGGCGACAAGATTCGTGTGACTGATAAAAAACGCGATACATTGCAGCAAGTAATGGCATTCTTGAAAGAACAGCAATTTGGTTTGCCTTTACAGTTCAATAACTTTAAAGATTAA
- a CDS encoding DUF4442 domain-containing protein, whose protein sequence is MAKNNRLARLVKATARLPQGIRTALLSKTFGRVVPMVGSAKIRYEEMSASKVVVSMANHKAMQNHIGQIHACAMALLAETATGFVTAMNVPDSAVVLIKSLKVDFKRPTKGALTAVATLTTEQQRLMQSSDKGETLVHVMVSDESGEAPIQCEMLWAWIAKKQLKQT, encoded by the coding sequence ATGGCAAAGAACAACCGATTAGCCAGATTAGTCAAAGCCACTGCACGATTACCGCAAGGCATTCGTACTGCTTTGTTAAGTAAAACTTTTGGCCGGGTGGTCCCGATGGTCGGCTCTGCCAAGATTCGTTATGAGGAAATGAGTGCGTCCAAAGTGGTAGTAAGTATGGCCAATCATAAAGCCATGCAGAACCATATCGGACAAATCCATGCATGTGCAATGGCCCTGCTGGCAGAAACAGCAACAGGATTTGTAACCGCAATGAATGTACCGGATAGCGCAGTGGTTTTGATTAAGAGTCTAAAAGTAGACTTTAAACGTCCGACCAAAGGTGCCCTGACGGCAGTTGCTACCTTGACTACTGAACAGCAACGGCTTATGCAAAGTTCAGACAAAGGTGAAACACTGGTTCATGTTATGGTAAGTGATGAATCAGGTGAAGCACCGATTCAATGCGAGATGCTCTGGGCCTGGATTGCCAAAAAGCAATTGAAGCAGACCTGA
- a CDS encoding acyl-CoA thioesterase, with translation MPGVKVSDSQVRPEGILSLQTIAMPADTNWSGDVFGGWIVSQMDLAGAIHAERFSKGRCATISINQMTFLVPVKVGDVISCYTKILKVGKTSIQMEIEVWDSHDDSRPPIRVTEGVFTFVAVDVKGNKRLIPEEAKQKLLESQTAQ, from the coding sequence ATGCCTGGAGTGAAAGTGTCAGATTCTCAAGTAAGACCAGAGGGGATTCTTTCCCTACAGACGATCGCAATGCCTGCAGATACCAACTGGAGTGGTGATGTCTTTGGTGGCTGGATCGTTTCACAAATGGACTTGGCAGGCGCGATTCACGCAGAGCGATTTTCAAAGGGACGTTGTGCCACGATTTCAATTAACCAGATGACGTTTCTGGTCCCGGTGAAAGTCGGGGACGTGATTAGTTGTTATACCAAAATTTTAAAAGTTGGCAAGACCTCTATCCAGATGGAAATCGAGGTTTGGGACAGTCATGATGATTCACGCCCACCAATTCGGGTAACTGAAGGGGTGTTTACTTTCGTTGCGGTAGATGTCAAAGGTAACAAACGTCTGATTCCAGAAGAAGCAAAACAGAAGCTTTTAGAATCCCAAACAGCACAATGA
- the trxC gene encoding thioredoxin TrxC, with product MIIVCPECLAKNRVPEDKLTANPACGQCHQALIPLVPIELNEQNFSQFVTHSDLPILIDLWAEWCGPCKMMAPHFATVAQQYPNVVFAKIDTEANPRLSSAFNVRSIPTLVLMNKSNEIARISGALRSSELQKWLDQQLNTQP from the coding sequence ATGATTATTGTATGTCCGGAATGTCTGGCCAAAAACCGTGTCCCTGAAGATAAACTCACTGCCAACCCTGCTTGTGGTCAATGTCATCAAGCCCTGATTCCACTGGTACCAATTGAGCTGAATGAGCAGAATTTCAGCCAGTTTGTCACGCATAGTGACTTGCCAATCCTGATTGATCTCTGGGCAGAATGGTGTGGTCCCTGTAAAATGATGGCACCGCATTTTGCGACTGTCGCCCAGCAATATCCAAATGTGGTTTTTGCAAAAATTGATACAGAAGCCAATCCTCGCTTAAGTTCGGCATTTAATGTTCGCAGTATTCCGACGCTGGTGTTGATGAATAAAAGCAACGAAATTGCTAGAATAAGCGGTGCATTACGGTCAAGCGAGCTGCAAAAATGGCTTGATCAGCAGTTAAATACCCAACCCTAA
- a CDS encoding alpha/beta hydrolase: MQAYTVEPLYVKSGQEVIAADFYRPKNIEKPAVILMAHGLAALRQFKLVQYAQRFASAGYAVVLFDYRYWGGSTGRPRELVSINAQLDDWRTMIRHIQERKSIDSKRIVLWGTALSGGHVLTLAAELKNIQAAMVQVPFVDGAESAQLYPLQQLPKALKVSSQDYMGAKVGMAPKTLPVVDPHELCFMPTQDSYEGYLSIVNPDYYWSGHIPARAFFKLMRYRPIQEVRKINIPVLFIAAKQDSLIPIESSRETATNIAPFVQYHEWNMRHFDIYHGEWFEKAVSTQLEFLHQHIGVR, from the coding sequence ATGCAGGCTTATACAGTTGAACCACTGTATGTCAAAAGCGGTCAGGAAGTGATTGCTGCAGATTTTTATCGGCCTAAAAATATAGAAAAACCGGCCGTAATCCTGATGGCTCATGGTCTGGCTGCCTTACGTCAATTTAAACTGGTGCAATATGCCCAGCGTTTTGCCAGTGCCGGCTATGCGGTGGTTTTATTTGACTATCGCTATTGGGGCGGCAGCACTGGGCGTCCACGTGAACTGGTGTCGATCAATGCCCAGCTCGATGACTGGCGAACCATGATCAGACATATTCAGGAACGCAAATCGATTGACAGTAAACGGATCGTGCTCTGGGGTACGGCCTTAAGTGGTGGGCATGTATTGACACTTGCAGCAGAGCTGAAAAATATTCAGGCGGCGATGGTACAGGTGCCTTTTGTCGATGGGGCTGAAAGTGCCCAACTATATCCTTTACAGCAACTCCCCAAGGCGCTTAAAGTTTCCAGTCAGGATTATATGGGGGCCAAGGTTGGTATGGCACCAAAAACCTTACCTGTAGTTGATCCGCATGAGCTATGTTTTATGCCGACACAGGACAGTTATGAAGGTTATCTGTCGATTGTCAATCCGGATTATTACTGGAGTGGTCATATTCCTGCACGGGCATTCTTTAAACTGATGCGCTATCGGCCGATTCAGGAAGTAAGAAAGATTAACATTCCAGTCCTGTTTATTGCGGCAAAACAGGATAGTCTGATTCCCATTGAATCCAGTCGGGAAACTGCAACTAATATTGCACCATTTGTACAATATCATGAGTGGAATATGCGACATTTTGATATTTATCATGGCGAATGGTTTGAAAAAGCAGTTTCGACCCAATTAGAATTCTTACATCAACATATTGGAGTGCGCTAG
- a CDS encoding TIGR01244 family sulfur transferase: MSENVGFAGQIGPEHVTQVVEKGFKSIINNRPDMEGGSEQPTSAQIEEAARNAGLDYVFQPVVAGQITELDVRTFANHYNELPKPILMFCRTGNRSNNLYQLAKQMDLLDD; the protein is encoded by the coding sequence ATGAGCGAAAATGTAGGTTTTGCTGGTCAAATTGGTCCTGAACACGTAACTCAAGTGGTTGAGAAAGGTTTTAAATCGATTATCAACAACCGTCCGGACATGGAAGGTGGTTCCGAGCAGCCAACCAGTGCACAAATCGAGGAAGCTGCACGTAATGCCGGTCTGGATTATGTATTCCAGCCAGTAGTAGCCGGTCAGATTACTGAGCTTGATGTACGCACTTTTGCCAATCATTATAATGAGTTGCCAAAACCGATCTTGATGTTCTGTCGTACTGGAAACCGCTCGAATAACTTATATCAACTGGCAAAACAGATGGACCTGCTGGATGATTAA
- a CDS encoding beta-lactamase hydrolase domain-containing protein yields MIKSFWKGVVLATYFSCITPVFAANDLSRALTSTVSVTGQMTPSKFQQLIQQGFKSVIVNRPDQETGNSVTVSQLRSIAEKSQVSVIYQPVMSGQLSQANIEEFARYYNELPKPILMVCRSGTRSAALFNQAKSQGLIHE; encoded by the coding sequence ATGATTAAGTCGTTTTGGAAAGGTGTGGTACTGGCAACCTATTTTAGCTGTATTACACCTGTTTTTGCTGCAAATGATCTTAGCCGTGCGCTGACCTCTACGGTGAGTGTTACGGGGCAAATGACACCAAGCAAGTTTCAGCAATTGATTCAGCAAGGTTTCAAATCTGTGATTGTAAATCGTCCTGATCAGGAAACTGGTAATAGTGTCACGGTGAGTCAATTACGCTCCATTGCAGAGAAATCTCAAGTGAGTGTGATTTATCAGCCTGTAATGAGTGGCCAACTTTCTCAGGCGAATATTGAAGAATTTGCTCGATATTATAATGAGCTGCCTAAACCGATTTTGATGGTTTGCCGAAGCGGCACACGTTCAGCCGCCTTGTTTAATCAGGCTAAATCTCAAGGATTGATTCATGAGTAA